GGATTTGCTTTGAGACCGCAACACACACAAAGATATAAAGAGTATGCTAAGATCTACAAGGTATCCGCTATCGAGGTTTATCTTTGATAATACTAACTAGTTTAGGCTAGGCTTCACTCTTCTATGAAACTGGTACTCGTAGATGCACGTGCAAAGTGCAATTTGCGGAGAAGTAATTCATTGTTACTATCTGAAACAATATTACATGTTTTGACATTGAAGGTTTTGACAGTATAGATTTCGATTCCATAGTatttaaatttcatgtttttttgtACTGGATAATTCTACACAAAACATGAGTTTATGGATAGGATAGTAAatgatttctaattaaaaaaaacacatttggTCTGTttgttaagacttaagagagaACGTGTAATCTGACAGAGGaagtttcaaaatattaatcaaattaaaagttattaagtGGTGTAACATTAACACTGTGTGTAACTTGATGCTAACTCATAGAggattcatttttctttgtagGAACATCTACAAATATGATGACTTTTGTTCTAGTTATAAATAGACATTATCTGTTCTTCCACTGAGAGGACCTGTTTGTGATTGTTTGAGCAACTCGCATACTAGCCTATTGGACTTACAGTCTATTTTCTAagatttttgaaattaataaagCACACGGGGTGTTttaaccacacacacacatatataaagtacactcattcatatatatatatatatatatatatatatatatataatatgagatCTGATAAATCATTTCCATTTTCAATGTGAAATTTATCCTTTACCATATATGCTGCATTAAAGcagatatttttttaagagtttttattttgatagttaaaaatttctcatcaaaaaatagatataaagtGATAGTAACAGGTCAGTAAGTCCAGCTTAGAGAGATATTTATGGTTTCAGGAGGAGGAAGGGGAAAGATCAGATAAGTGGAAGGAATTCCTTGAGCGACTTGCAATATCTGATCAACCGTGCTCTTCTGACGAGGAATATAAAGAGACATTACAGGTTGAAGCTACTGAGTGCAAAGTAGAGACTGTTTTAGAGAGTGAGGAAAGTGATGAATCAAGTGGTAGGAAGTCAATCTCTGATGGTTCAAAGGAAAGAGATCTTGAAAAGGAGGTGCATCATTCTAAAGAAACAAAGACCCATGAGGTCCAAACATGGGCTCAGATAAGACCATCCCTCAGTGCCATTGAGATTATGATGAGTTCTCAAATTCGGACGAGCAATGATATGATAGATGAGCAGAAAACTATAAGTGGGGATCATCTTCCATCTATAGAAGAGGCAAAATCTCCAGGAGGGGCTTCTGAAGAAGAATTTGACGGAGACATTTATGTTAATGCCACATCGGATGACAATGCGAATGCTGCCGGGACAGTAACTACAGAAGTTGATAAGGTCTCTTCCAAAAATTTATTTCCTTTGAAAGAAGAAGTGGAGTTCCTAGTCCGGGGGGGAGTTCCCAAAGATCTCAGGGGAGAGGTATAGTTAACATTGATGAGTTCATTTATTCTCCATAATAATGTTCATGAAGAAGTGCAGTGTTTCCTACAATATTGCCATTACAGGTTTGGCAAGCCTTTGTAGGTGTAAAGACACGGAGGGTGGAGAGATATTACCAGAATTTGCTGGCACAAGAAGCTAATGATGGAGAACACAAGGAGCATGAGGACTCAGCTGGTGTACCCAAGAAATGGAAAAGGCAGATTGAGAAGGTCATTAGATGCATGCGCCTTGGACTTTATTTCAATTTGTAGGTGCTACTTCTTTTGCTTTGTGTTGCACTTTGGGTTTCTCCCTAgactaactttttttattttctctttgcaggACATACCACGAACGTTCCCAGGTCATCCTGCTTTGGATGACAATGGTAGGAATTCCTTGAGGCGTCTGCTTTTAGCATATGCTCGACATAACCCCTCTGTTGGGTACTGTCAGGTAAAAGAATCATAAATAGTTCCTACTTTGTGAGTTTGCTTCTATGAAAATTCTTGCTTTCAAACATGCACCAGTTTACATAAACGCCTTTTCCATGAGGCAGAATGAAGCCCAAATCCCATGCTCTGTCATGGGTAAGATTTTTAGATAATGTTGCAAAAGCCCCTTCTTGGCTCGTAGTTTTCTTTTAGAAACATTCTTCttaactctctttctctcaaatcTCTCATTTGCTTGGTTTCATCTACTTTATATTAGTATTGTACAAAGTCATCATGATTTTGCTAAAATATGTATAAGAATTGGTCATTTTGGAAACAATCTGGTATCTGGTAATGACATTTAAGCCTTAAGGATATAATATACTCTGATCTTGTTAATTTAATGTGTTTTGTTAATGCTGCATCATCTTTGTAAAGTCTCCTCTCGTTCTATGTattctttaaatatatatatatatatatatatatatatattttccttaccttttATCTTTCGGGGTTGCTCCACTAAATATGTTTCAAATTTGCTTCTGAAGGAAAACTTAGAACCTTGGGTACCACAAGTTACATAATGGCTATAAAACTAGTaattacctatatatatatatgtaaggttATAAGACTAGTAATTACTTGATTTAGGCTGACCCTTACTATCTTGAATTGATATAAAGATTAGTGAATCCATGTTGATGAAAGATATCTTTATTAGCTTTTAACTGGTAGGTTATATAtcctttattaaaaaataaaaaggaaaaaactccAGGACATGGTAGAGTTTTCTTGCTACGTTGAGTTGGTCTTGAGGTATTAAAAATCCTATGTTGTGGATATATAtgtgtctttcttttttggtttttttttttttttttgggaggggggggtggggggggtgGGGTTGGTGGAAGATTATAGTTTGGTTGAAGATAGGCAAAGTTGTAGTTTTTTGGACATCTTAAGAGTTcctttaatccaaacttaacttTGTAGGCTGTGGATTATTGATTGCTACTGGAGTTCATCTCCTTTTCTTATATTGTTAGCCCTTACTATAGTTTTGTGTGTCAATATGCACACACGCATATCATgtgcatacacacacacacaaatataggAGTTAGGTTAAAGTTATACCGGTGTAACTTCTATTAATGTTACATCACTTAACAATTTTGCATTTGATGTGTATTTTAACAATTCTAATGTTGGTTTACCTTGTCACCTTATATCCTCTATAAAATCTATACTTATCTCATctctaaaatgtttaaatttcattttttttgtattttatttatacgTAGAACATGAGCTTATGAGTCAAGTAAAGAACATTTGATTGATATGAAATTTGGCATCTGAATtaagaacaaataaaacatgtaattcaacaataggatttcaaattattaaattaattaaaagttattaagtGGTGTAATATTAAGTAGTAACAAAGAGTTACACCAGCTATAAATCTAACCTGACCTAAACATAtattcttgtgtgtgtgtgtacttaTATctgttcacacacacacatgccaCACATTTGTATGTtaagaattgtcaaaaaaaattgttgtgtaTTTTCAAAAGGTTCCCTCAAacatccacacaaaaaaaataaataaataaaaataaaaataaaggaaaaactGCTAAGGCATTCATTTCCTGACATGACATTTTGAAATTCCCTTGTGACATTCTTGTAAGAACTCTTGTTTTAAgttcatttaaataaattttactataatgCTCTTTTGTCTGTTGATAAGTGTTAGGGTCTGttcggttggaggagtggaaaagtagaaggatgaaaaattgtgggcggatgaaaaatatttagttttccctcttatgtgttcggttggaggggtggaaaagtaggagagtggaaaactcttttgttcggttggagagaaaaatggaaggatggaaaatgtaaattgactattatacccttattacataatatgtaagaaatagatttatttgtactcattacataatataaaatttgtcccatcatatatataaatttttatttttatttttattattataatgtaaaaattagattaggtcacgttgaaaaaaaaaaaaaaaaaaagagaggagaacgTTCAggtaacgttgaaaaaaaaaaaaacgttgaagataaggtcacgttgaaaaaaaaaatagagaagagaaTGTTCAGgtaacgttaaaaaaaaaaaaaaaaaaaaaaaaagagagagagagaagagaacgttGAAAAAGAATAGGTGGGGAGAGCGTATTTTTGTGAAAGTGCTATCATAACACTTTTCTCTCCAGATTTTCCTTccgatttggaaggaaaaaaaatgtgagcctggagagaaaactttctctccagttttctctccttcctattttccttccccaAACGAACAgtgaaaaacaatattttccaccctattttctTTCCTCTATTTTCCATTCTCCCTATTTTCCACCCAAACAGACGGACCCTTAATGATCTTATCCTTGTGGTTAATCatgattattgttgttgttgttctttcaCATTAGTATCAAATTACGTGCAGGCAATGAATTTCTTTGCTGGTTTACTGCTTCTTTTGATGCCAGAAGAGAATGCCTTTTGGTAAGTTTGATTGAGATCATGCTGTAATAGGATTTCTGAATGGGGCATTATTTGCAATTGAGGCACAACCTTTCTGTTTTGGgctcatataattttttgtttttgtaattgacTTTAAAAAGTTGCATCCTTGTTAAACATGACTGCACTGTAAAATCATTCTTTTCACTAACAGGCAGACATGAGAATACTTGGGTTAACTATAGaactgattttgtttttgttgaagacgagaataaaataatttagagaAGTGGAAGTAGGAAAGAGAAAACACAAGGGTTAAGTGGTTTAGCCTAACTGCCTATGTCCACGGGATACATCCTTAGGGGCTACATATTTTAATGTATTCTCAATTGTTGATTACAATGAACTCTAGTAGGGTATATATAAGAGCTAGGGTTAGGCCTACATGGGCTTACAATATATTGGGCCTCTTGGGCCATTATGTTAACATAAACCCAAATCTTTATTAGTTTTCATGGAACCTTTCAGGACTTTGGTAGGCATTATTGATGATTATTTTGGTGGCTACTATACAGAGGAAATGATTGAATCTCAGGTGAAAATTTCACCAtagttttttgcattttttttaattgcatcctgatttataattttctatatTCATTTGGACAATGATAGATCTAGTATTCAAAAAGTAGTTTTCAATTATGTTTAAATGATCTCTTCTGCTTTATCAGGTGGACCAACTTGTGTTTGAGGAACTGATGCGTGAAAGATTTCCTAAATTGGGTTTGTCAATTTTAAACATATGCTATTTTTGTCATTCTCTTTTGTGATTCTTTTCATTAAATGAAGCAGTGTGGGTAGTTTTTTATTCCACTTATGCTTCTGGTGCAGTTAATCATCTGGATTACTTGGGAGTGCAGGTAGCATGGATATCTGGACCCTGGTTCTTATCCATTTTTGTGAATATGCTTCCCTGGGAAAGTGGTGAGGTTTTTGTGGTGTGTGTAAACAAGATtgatttttcaactttttgttgATCATACATGCTTATCTTTTTATGGGTTACTACTTTCCCTACAGTTTTTCGAGTTTGGGATGTTCTTCTATTCGAAGGAAATCGGGTTATGCTGTTTCGAACAGCACTTGCTTTAATGGAGTTATATGGTACTAGGATGTGTGTGATTTGTGTGAAGTTGCATGTGAGGATGcaatttttttgtaatgtaatttttttgtatgtaaTTTTCTGTCTGTAGGTCCTGCTTTGGTTACAACTAAAGATGCTGGGGATGCAATTACTTTGTTGCAATCCCTTGCTGGCTCTACATTTGATAGTAGTCAGCTTGTTTTGACTGCTTGTATGGGTTTTTTGGCTGTAACTGAGGCTAGATTGCAAGAACTGAGAACAAAACATCGGCCAGCTGTACTAGTAGTAGTGGAAGAAAGATCAAAAAGGGGTCGAGTTTGGAAGGATTCTAAAGGGCTTGCATCTAAATTGTATAGTTTTAAGCATGATCCTGTATCACtaatagaagaaaagaaatccaCTGAAGGAGGTGATAATCTTGCAGATGAAGATAAATCTTCTTTAAACGGGACCACTAATTTGGATGAATTGCTTAATGGCCTAAGTGTTGATTCAGAATTAGATTCTCTACCAGATCTTCAAGAACAGGTagctttctctcattttctcttctaTACATAGTGcttgtttgatttttgaataCCATGCATGTACTAGACACTATGTTGTTGATTTATTAATCTTGTGAGGTCCATCAGAAAACAAATGTTATTTTAGTCTTCTTCCACCTTGTCCATTTTGACATCATTCTGGTTATTGGTGACTGGCCTTGTTGGATCAATTACATGAAGTTAGACTTCTGGAGTGAGATTCCAAAGAGTGACAATGGCTTCAGCTATAGTCTTTCCTAACATAGCAAAAGGAATTATGTTTAGccttctctctctcgctctcaaTCAAATTATACGGAAGATCATTTAAGTTGTTGGTagaagctttttatttttttttggttaggcaCTTAGCAAAATTATTCACTTGAGGCAATCCAATTCTGTTTGGTCCTAAATTTTCCTcatttaaaatatatcttattagAGTGTTTAAGACCACTGCTGAAGATTTTTCAAATACAAACCTAAATTAACTAGTTTTGCTTTGGCCTTGCCTTGAGTAAGTTCATTGTTTATCTGCTGGGGGGAAGTATCATCGCTAAACCCCAGAATGAagagaaaaggggaaaaagaacTCAGAATTGACTCTTGATgtgaattgtttttttaaaatgataattcaCTGTGCCACTGTCcttgttataatttttattccCCATTTTTCACCTCCAAATTTTGATGATGCTTGTACGTTTTATGCTTGTCTTtagtaattatatataatatttggaatttttgtGGATATATGTGAGTCAAGTCATCTCAACAATGCAAAACTACACTTGCAACactcataaaaatttaaatgtaatTCTTTGACTTTCAAAGTTCTTTTACATAATttccaatgagctctagctcaaatgggcACTTCCTCCTCTCACAATTATGGGGTGAAGTTTGAGATTGTGCGTTCGAGACTGCTAACTACATGAGTAACTTACCAATGGAAAAGgtattttacataattttattataatcagTCATCTTCTAATCATTTAACTTTATTACATCCTTTTCTCATTCTATAAATTCTTTTGgataagtagtttttttttttttcttttttaatatgttAATAGTTACAACAATGGAGAATTTGAACCGTCGATGTCTATGTTGGAAATACTAGGAGatgccaattgagctacaaggctttAGGCAAAATAACTAATAAACTACAACAGTATCTGAGCATAAGTACATTTTAAACTTTATTACATCCTTGTCTCATTCATAAATTTCATTGGATTAAAACTTTACTCCACAGTTACAGTATTTACAAATGTGCATCCTTTGTTGACCAAAATAGTTGGCATAATACATTTTTTAGATATTCAATAAATGTGgtatattttatgttattgtTTATTGAAGGATTTGTAATGTTAGTTCTGAAGTTTATCTTCCTAGAAAATTGTACCAAATTATTGAAGATTTGTAGATTATCCATTGTCAATTCAAGCATTTAATATATGACTCCTTGGTCTGCTTTGATATCAGTTCCCAATCTTTTTGTTGCTTAATTCCACAACTTTAATAGACTGaatgaatttttattcttatgATTACTCTGCACTTTTTAGCCAGAACATTTCTGTGCATGTTATCTTGCAAACTGCACAATTTCCAGTCATACTATCTGATTTTATTGCAAATGCATTTCACTTGTAACCATTTGACAAATACAACCAATCCCTGCACAACTCCTTTTAAAGTTCAATCATTAACAGCTTATGTGCAGGTGGTTTGGCTGAAGGTCGAATTGTGCAGGTTGCTGGAGGAGAAAAGAGCAGCTGTCCTCAGGTTAGAACTATGTAGTTTCTGCATCTTTCTAGTAAAAATGAAAGATGTgttaaagataaataaataaatgactaATTTAGTACATAGGGTAGGAGGCCAGCCAAGTTCAGTGTTAGTTCTGCCCTTATTTGGTCTACTTATCTTATCCACTCTGCATCCATGTACCTTCCTTACTCAGAGAACTTTTTGTATTTAGCCTTCTTAAAGCTTTTGCTTTCTTTGcataatatttttcctttttctgcCCTTATAATTGCGAAACTTCACAAAGTCAACTCTATGCCCAATTTTCTAACTATTTTTATCTAAAGAGTTGCTCAGTGACAACTTCTGATACTAAGATCAATCAGTATCTATAAAACTCTATAGATGGCAATTTCAAAACATTGATGATTCTTataatgatatataaatatgttAAATATGACTTACGACAACAATCATGTAATATACTTTTGTGACTCCTATTCTTTTCCAGGGCTGAAGAGCTGGAAACAGCACTTATGGAGATGGTCAAACAAGATAATCGAAGGGAATTGAGTGCAAGGGTATATTAAAGTTTATTTATAAGATTATAAGTATTTTTGTCTGCTTATTATACcacattgaaaaatatatgtGCTGTTATAGCTTTAAAATGGACATGAATTGggtttcctctctctctctctctctctctctctctctctctctctctctcacacacacacagatttGGATTTTTTCCCTTAAACTCTGTTggattctttaaataaattttataaatttgctGCAGTTAATGTGATAAATAGCCTCTCTAAAGCATTTTATGTGTCAATgctctatttatttatagtcAATACTTTCCAGGAGAGTGGATACTTTCTGTTTCTCTAAAATCCTGCAAGTATTATATGTGATTTTTAGCTCTCATAAATATGGAGTGTTGAGGGTAGGTTTATGAGTTTAAGATCtactcattttcttctttttgagaaatttaGCGATGGCAATGGTACAAGGTGAGGCTGGATCATGGTTGCCTGCAAGGGAGTTTCCCTGCCCCTTGGCGGTCCacacataatttaaaatatacaaTAATATGAAGATTGATATTGAATAACTAAAACCAAATCTTTTCCAAGCAATAATACTCAATAATACAAAGCAACCACTCATTCACACCAAAGTCAAAAATTCATCCCCACCACACCTGGTGGTCAGGGCAAAGATGTTGCCCTGTCCCCACCCCTTCACCTGTTTGGGGCGGGCCATCCATACTCATAACTTGCTACGAATTAGTGTTTTAGATCCATGAAGCAGAAAATGCTTGAGATGTCTTGTTTGTGATCTTAATAATATTTGACTTTTGCTTCACTAGTTTATTGTGTACTACTGTACTGATGGAGATGAAAGAACAGTGGCTTTATATAAGtaaaacaacaagaacaaagccTTTGTCCCAATTTCTTGTGGTTGGCTACACATCCTTGACAAATTAGTTTGTGTTGGCCACATGTATTCTAGTGGCTTTGTATTAGTATAAGATCATTACATGGGAACCAGATCAGTCTCCAAGTACAATAAGTTCCCTCTTCCATAAACTCTTTGTCAGCCATTTGCTTGTAATAGAGTGACTAAATTTTGTGCTGGTCGTCAACCATCTTGCTTACaaggtttaaatatttttatattatcctGCAGGTTGAGCTATTGGAGCAAGAGTTAGCAGAGCTAAAGCAAGCCCTTGCTGACAAGAGAGAACAAGAAACTGCAATGCTGCAGGTCTAGTTATTCCAGATGTTTTTTCTCCAAAGAATGATGTATACTTTGTGTGTGAGTCCCATAGAactttttaattacttttagaTGCTATAGGTCCTCATGCGGCTAGAGCAAGAGCAAAGGGTTACTGAAGATGCTCGAATAAGTGCGGAGCAAGATGCAGCTGCCCAGAGATATGCGGTTCATGTGCTTCAGGTTCTTTCTGATCTTTGATGTGTCCTGGTTATTACAGATCATAGTAGAGTCTATGGAGTTGTGCAAAGACAAAAGTAGTCTAAAAGTTTTAATTCACATGTCTGAGGTAGGCTTGTCTGCTCTATGAATCAACTGAGTTTAGGTGGCAGTTTAACATGccagttttaatttttacatttgaaaaaCCATGTAAACCACCTATCCATCATTCCTTTGAAGCATTCTTCTATCTTTTCTCAATTACATTGAGAGGCATTCTGTTCACTAAGGTTATGATCtcaataatggttttttttttccaatcctCTCATGGTAATATAAACCCATATTGTTCTTTTTCAATCTCTCGTGTAAACCCATATCAATATATGAACTCTAATGAGATTTGGCCTTTGTCTGACTTAACATGATGGTGATTGTTGCTAGATACAAAATCCTTCTCAATGTTTCCTCAATTCAGCCAATTTATGGAGCTTCTGCTATAATCCTTTTGAGTACTATAAATTTTAATCAACTTGTTCAATGATGATGCTTGATCTTGATCGGGCTCATTACATGGTTGTTTCTTTGGCTCTCAATATTTTGCTCCAAATCATTGTGTTATCTTACCTACCATCTTATAAATAGCCCCTCTGCTATCAAATAAAGTGATAAGAATACAACTCAGGTATTAACTCTTATCATTTGAGGGGCTTTGTAACCTCTTATTGTTACCTTTTATTTGTGGGTATAATAATCATGAGGCATACTATATTTGTCACTATGTGTctctacttttttctcacaactAGAATGAAGTTTGTTGTTTTATGAATTCTAGCACTTCTACTTCTGTCATGTAGTGtgttctaaataaaataaacttatggCAAATGAATGGTTCTAGAAAAAAGTAGTTTTAACCATTCTGGTTATTCATCTTCTTATCCTTAACCAACATCAAATTAAAGATCTCACAAAACAACTATATTTAACTTTCTAGTTTTTTATTACGAGTGATGATTACACTTAAATCTCAACACGATGATATATATGCAGGAAAGATATGAGAAGGCTTTGGCTTCAGTCGCTGAGATGGAGAAGAGGGTGGTTGTTGCAGAATCAATGTTGGAGGCTACCCTGCAATACGAATCTGGCCAATCGAAAGCACATGCTTCTCCACGGTACATGAGAATTCTCTTGACATCAAATTTCTGTTTCATATTCAGTTTAATCCATGTGTAGTCAAGATCTTTTGATTGTTGATTTTGATGATTAACAAAACTCCTCAACTAACATCCTGAAAATCCTTGGTTGGtcctttgaaaattttgggtatGCAGTCCTCCTGGATGTAAATAACAATTCTTTAATCTGACTAAGTGAATCAGCAGGTGTTCAGCTCTTTGCTCCATTAACATAATGATCCTTTCCTATTATGGCCTTCAATCTTCTAACTTTTAGTGGATGGACAAAGGTAAATGCCATTGTCTTAGATTAAATGACACAGATAGCACCTTTGCCAAGAGTTTTGTGGCTCAATGGCATTACAAGGAGAATTGGGGTTCAAATGCCCCTCCCCCACTTGTTGTAAgtaaagagggggaaaaaagagaTAGTATAAGCAACAGAGAGATGAATGGCAAGGTGGGAGTTCTtctttcaaatctgatttttgaaGCATGGGAATTATCAGGTCACAGGTTGTTAACTTGATATATTCTTTCGTACCTGCTCTGTGATAAATGTGCTATATGTACCTTaagagaattttcaaaatatatgatCAATAGTCAGTAAGTATCAAATGCAGTTATAAGTGTTTATCAATCCATTGCCTCAACACTTCTAGATGATTTTAAAGGTAACTGCTTTTGTAGGTCCACTCGTAATCAAGACACTCCCACAAGAAAGACAGGTCTATTGTCATTTGGACTTGGTTGGCGTGATAGAAACAAGGTAAAACATTTGCACTTTGCTTTCAAGAGttgttatttcatttttctgtCATTCAGTCTACAATGGAACAATGGTGACTGAAACGTTGTTGCTGATATACTCCAAAACAGTCATCAATGGGTCATAAGACAGTTCGAAAAGCAATTTTTTTGTGTCATTCAGTTTCAAGagtcagttttcagttttctatttttgacCATCTATGCATTAAGTAGATTACGAAAAGTGAAGTTTTATGGTCCTTAATGGCTTAATTGTTCTGATACTTCCAAGTTGGCATTGCTCTCTTCTTAAGTTCGCTTTAAGCTATTCTGGTACACCTATATGTGCTTGGCATTGTTTATAAATCTTGTCAACTTATATGCATTCCTTTAACAGGGCAAACCAACTGATGTTAAGGAGTCCAATTTAAGTCATTCCACCAATGAGGGAATGGACCCAAGCTCTtcagagaaagaaacaaaaaacgaGCAGAAGGAAACTTAGTGGGGAATTGAAGAGGTAGACTCAATGCAAAGACTTTCTTATATTGAGCTCCTAATGCCCATGTTCTTAATTGTTGTCCCGTGTAGTCACTATCGTTcctattgtaaatttgtaatcaTCCAATAGGAGTTGGAGTGTGAAGGGCCATCTATCTGTACCATTGTCAATTTAAATTGATACATCAAttccatttttttcccctccctCACCTGGTCACTCTTTTAAGTGTACAGAAAATAattagatctatttttattagaatatttatttataataaaacatCATCACCGTCCTAGAAAGAGATTTTGTTTTAGTCAAATATTTGCATCGATGGCTTCCTTTTGCTTGCTATGtctttacctaaaaaatagaaataaatgcACGAACCTCAAGCAAAGTATTTTCTTTCACGTCTACAGAAAGGATCCTTCAATTAGTTTGAAGAACTAGAAATTGTTCAAAAAGATTATTTGCAAGCTGCCACGGAGGGGGTAATCCATTTACTGATCTACTTCTAGCACGCATTTCGGAAATGATTCAAATCCTCTAGATTTTCTAGAAGATTCCACCAGTAGATTTCCTAGAGCATTCcactaataatattattaaaataataaaataatttaacaaacaaaacaattaagagtattgttaatgaaatgctgataTGACAGAATTTAGACccttaaattataaaagagcGGTTAGGATTTAAAGAAATCTACTGGTAAAGTACCCTAAGAAATCTAGAGAATCTAAATCACAATTCTTATCGCTATCCTCTTTGTTCTAGGAGAACAGGGGGGCCTGGCGGGCTCGTTGGACTTGCTGTGTATCAGGGTCAAATTATTGTGAAGTAAAAAGTTAAAGTCGTGACAACATCAGCAATGACTGGCCACATATTTTGGCTGCTTCTGAACACACATTGCAGCAATGGGAAGGGCTTGGTACAAGTCCCTCGGAGGAAAGTGACATTAGAGCACTGCATCAGCCATTTGTGACAATTTCTCCCGGTTTTTAAACAAGGATCAGGCAACTGTTGCCAATTCAAGAtgaaaattcattaaatatCGACATTGCAATTTTCATTAGAGATAAAAATCATTTTCCA
This genomic stretch from Castanea sativa cultivar Marrone di Chiusa Pesio chromosome 9, ASM4071231v1 harbors:
- the LOC142610575 gene encoding uncharacterized protein LOC142610575, with product MAELSFNLLHTLDPRRDAYGFALRPQHTQRYKEYAKIYKEEEGERSDKWKEFLERLAISDQPCSSDEEYKETLQVEATECKVETVLESEESDESSGRKSISDGSKERDLEKEVHHSKETKTHEVQTWAQIRPSLSAIEIMMSSQIRTSNDMIDEQKTISGDHLPSIEEAKSPGGASEEEFDGDIYVNATSDDNANAAGTVTTEVDKVSSKNLFPLKEEVEFLVRGGVPKDLRGEVWQAFVGVKTRRVERYYQNLLAQEANDGEHKEHEDSAGVPKKWKRQIEKDIPRTFPGHPALDDNGRNSLRRLLLAYARHNPSVGYCQAMNFFAGLLLLLMPEENAFWTLVGIIDDYFGGYYTEEMIESQVDQLVFEELMRERFPKLVNHLDYLGVQVAWISGPWFLSIFVNMLPWESVFRVWDVLLFEGNRVMLFRTALALMELYGPALVTTKDAGDAITLLQSLAGSTFDSSQLVLTACMGFLAVTEARLQELRTKHRPAVLVVVEERSKRGRVWKDSKGLASKLYSFKHDPVSLIEEKKSTEGGDNLADEDKSSLNGTTNLDELLNGLSVDSELDSLPDLQEQVVWLKVELCRLLEEKRAAVLRAEELETALMEMVKQDNRRELSARVELLEQELAELKQALADKREQETAMLQVLMRLEQEQRVTEDARISAEQDAAAQRYAVHVLQERYEKALASVAEMEKRVVVAESMLEATLQYESGQSKAHASPRSTRNQDTPTRKTGLLSFGLGWRDRNKGKPTDVKESNLSHSTNEGMDPSSSEKETKNEQKET